A stretch of Candidatus Thorarchaeota archaeon DNA encodes these proteins:
- a CDS encoding histone family protein produces MSERGEKSHLPRSKKDRIIPVAPVDRLIRKAGGARVSDTGAEKLAEILEEVGVFLARNASEIVNQAKRKTITDKDVELAYRQWRRTL; encoded by the coding sequence ATGTCGGAGCGAGGAGAGAAAAGCCATTTGCCAAGATCTAAGAAGGACCGAATTATCCCGGTTGCGCCTGTGGACAGACTGATTCGGAAGGCTGGAGGCGCTCGAGTCAGCGATACAGGGGCTGAGAAGCTCGCAGAGATCCTAGAGGAAGTAGGAGTCTTTCTGGCACGTAATGCATCTGAGATTGTGAACCAGGCCAAACGAAAGACCATAACGGACAAGGATGTCGAGCTTGCTTACAGGCAATGGCGCAGAACCCTGTGA
- a CDS encoding DUF2334 domain-containing protein: protein MQTRRGEFLPDRTALLSVHAVSPLLEDAVVGICDRIQDLGLGSCTLLVVPFHNMKVANSLEKHELFCEYLLSLHYELSLNGYSHLSKSGTLDEFRAMSVERMRARLTASISLFEKAFHSRPLGFVPPLWQAPLKLVDLSRASNLQYCVVGDRIFDLRSGNVLSTSACVISSGTKSLDLTHAVLEMEVGGPVQISLHPLDIQSDTVFDVLTDMRDRLGYKFMGYSDQLLH, encoded by the coding sequence GTGCAGACAAGAAGAGGAGAGTTTCTACCGGACAGGACTGCGCTGCTATCAGTCCATGCGGTCTCTCCCCTCCTTGAGGATGCCGTTGTTGGCATCTGTGACAGGATACAGGACCTAGGATTGGGTTCCTGTACTCTTCTTGTTGTCCCCTTTCACAACATGAAGGTTGCGAATAGTCTTGAGAAACACGAGCTGTTCTGTGAGTACCTCCTCTCGTTGCATTACGAGCTCTCACTGAACGGATACTCCCACCTGTCAAAGTCTGGAACGCTGGACGAGTTTCGAGCCATGTCCGTCGAGCGGATGAGAGCCCGTCTGACGGCGAGCATCTCCCTCTTTGAGAAGGCATTTCACTCACGACCGCTTGGCTTCGTACCACCTCTGTGGCAGGCTCCCTTGAAACTCGTGGACCTGTCACGAGCGTCTAATCTCCAGTACTGCGTAGTGGGTGACAGAATCTTTGATCTCCGGTCGGGAAACGTGTTATCAACATCCGCCTGCGTCATCAGCTCGGGCACCAAGAGTCTCGACCTCACACATGCAGTACTTGAGATGGAAGTCGGAGGTCCCGTCCAGATCTCACTTCATCCATTGGACATCCAGTCGGATACTGTCTTTGATGTCTTGACGGACATGAGAGACCGTCTCGGGTACAAGTTCATGGGGTACTCTGACCAGTTGCTGCACTAG